The Pirellulales bacterium genomic interval CGGCAAAGTCCGCAACATAGTCGCGAACCACATCTTGAATCGGTCGCTCATAACCGGAGGGGCTGGGAGTTTCGAGAAGTTTTTTGAGGAAGCCGAGTGAGGTAGAGTCCATAATTCCTTTGTTGCCAGCACGCGAAATGACGATCTGTGTAACGCATAATTATACCCATATGGCCAGCATATTGACTACTTGATAGGCTGCATTCTAGCATTCGAGATTCTACTTTCTGTGCCATATTGAGACTGTGGACGCAATCCATCATGGACCAAACCAAAGTTGCCATTGTTGGCCTGGGAACCGTCGGTACCGGCGTCGCCAAACTGCTCCTAGAACATGGTGATCGCGCCGCGCGGCATGCTGGACAGCGGTTGGTTCTCGAATCGGTCGTCGTGCGCGACGAAATGAAAGCACGCGGCATGAAATTGCCACCCGGCGTGCTATCGACCGATTTGAGCCGCATCACGCGGAACCCGGAGATCAAAGTCGTTGCCCATCTCGTCGGCGGTCTGGAAGTGGCGCGTGAAATCATGCTGGAATTGCTCGCCAGCGGCAAAGATGTCGTGACGGCGAACAAAGCACTACTAGCCGAGCATGGACCGGAGATTTTCGACCGCGCCCGGGCGCTCGATTTGTGCATCGCGTTTGAGGCGGCTGTTGCCGGCGGCATTCCCATCATCGCCAACATCAGCCAGTGCCTGTCGGCAAACCAAATAGAATCGCTACGTGGCATCCTCAACGGCACAAGCAACTTCATCCTGACGCAAATGGAGGAAAAAGGCGCCGATTATCCTGCAGCGCTCAAAGAAGCCCAGCGACAGGGATTTGCTGAAGAAGACCCGACGCTCGACGTGGATGGCAGCGACGCCACGCAAAAGTTGGCGATTCTGGCACATTTGGCGTTTGGCGCGCGGGTGAATTGGCGAGACATTCCCCGCCGCGGCATCGACGGCCTAGATGCGTCCGATTTGCGATATGCCAAGGAGCTGGGATTTCGGATCAAATTGATTGCGGTAGCGCAGTTAGAAAACGGCGGAGTGCATCTCGACGTTTCGCCGAAGCTGGTCCAAATTGGCCAACCGCTGGCAGAAGTGCGCGGGGCGTTCAACGCGATTCGCGTCAGTGGCGACGCGGTCGGACCGCTGATGTTCCACGGCCAAGGCGCCGGCCAGATGCCAACGGCCTCGGCCGTCGTGGCCGACATGATCGACATGGTTGCCGGTCGAGCACAAACGACTTTTCGCCACCTTGAGCTTTGGTCTAACCAAGGCACCGGCGTGAGAATTCTCGATTATAACCAGTCGAAATGTCGAAATTACTTGCGTTTCATCGTCGGCGACAAACCAGGTGTGCTTGCCGAAATCGCCGGCATCCTCGGCCAGCACGAGATTTCCATCGCGGCTCTGATTCAGCACGATGCAGAGCGAACTGACGATGGGTTTGTGCCGCTAGTCGTTATGACCCATGAGGCCACCGAAGGAAACGTGCAGGCGGCGCTCTCTACGATTGACAGACTACCCACCGTGCGGCCGATGAGCGTACGGATGCGGGTGCATGAGTAGGGCGGAGAAATGATCAACTATGAATGGAAGTAGGTCTCGACGATAGAAATGCCCTATTTCCTGGTTATATTGCGCAATACTCTCTACCGCTCGTGAATTCATGATTGGAACAGTGGTTCGCGGAGTGGCGCTCTGTCGATGGTGTTCTACGACGACAACCGAACCAAGTACATTAAATCACCGAGTCACCACGATTGCTCCGTTTCGCACGCTGGCTACGGAGTTGATTCATCATCAGCCGTAATGCCGAGGCATATTCTCGCACGGCGTTACCGTAGTCCTTTCGCTCCGCCGCATCCTTTCCTCGAGTAATGCAAGCTGTGTACTCGTGCCAGGCGATCGACCATTGTTCTTCGACGGCGGCATCGCGGAGTTGCTCGACGATCGACAACAGTTCCTGCACCAACTTCTCGTCCGGTTCGCAATCGACAGTCGCATGAGGCCCTCGGCCAATTCGCGCGTCCGGCGATAAGAATTGTGGTCTTCGTTCGGTCGGCGAAATCCGCTGCAACCAGCCGATCAATCCTAAGGCGATTGCCACAACCAATGCCGCAAACGCCCCAACCTGAAGCTGCGCGATCCCCAGCCCCATGGCAATCACGAGGCTGACGACGGCGGCAACCCATAGGTTCACACTCAAATTTTTTACCGCCGCGTCGTTTTCCGGTTGCGATTCGACGTCGCCATTCAACACCAGCGGCTCAATTTGATACCCGCTGGCCGCGGTAAGCAGCGGCTGCTGTACGCGAATGACAACAACGGTAACGTTATCTGGGCCGCCGCGCAGGTTCGCCAGATCGACTAAGACCTGCGCCGCCTCCTTGGGCGGTAGCGATTGTAAAATC includes:
- a CDS encoding homoserine dehydrogenase, translated to MDQTKVAIVGLGTVGTGVAKLLLEHGDRAARHAGQRLVLESVVVRDEMKARGMKLPPGVLSTDLSRITRNPEIKVVAHLVGGLEVAREIMLELLASGKDVVTANKALLAEHGPEIFDRARALDLCIAFEAAVAGGIPIIANISQCLSANQIESLRGILNGTSNFILTQMEEKGADYPAALKEAQRQGFAEEDPTLDVDGSDATQKLAILAHLAFGARVNWRDIPRRGIDGLDASDLRYAKELGFRIKLIAVAQLENGGVHLDVSPKLVQIGQPLAEVRGAFNAIRVSGDAVGPLMFHGQGAGQMPTASAVVADMIDMVAGRAQTTFRHLELWSNQGTGVRILDYNQSKCRNYLRFIVGDKPGVLAEIAGILGQHEISIAALIQHDAERTDDGFVPLVVMTHEATEGNVQAALSTIDRLPTVRPMSVRMRVHE
- a CDS encoding serine/threonine-protein phosphatase, with the protein product ASTNEWSDALEYVAISDVGMRRASNQDAHAEVIAPDAEHWIRRGHVFVVCDGMGAHAAGELASKMAVDGIPHTYLKLADRPAPDALRKSIQETNHQIYSRGQANADFHGMGTTASTLVLLPHGALVAHVGDSRVYRLRGKRLEQLTFDHSLVWEMSAAGQVPKDSIPPFVPKNVITRSLGPHPNVQVDLEGPYPLEIGDTFLLCSDGLTGQVNDEEIGAILQSLPPKEAAQVLVDLANLRGGPDNVTVVVIRVQQPLLTAASGYQIEPLVLNGDVESQPENDAAVKNLSVNLWVAAVVSLVIAMGLGIAQLQVGAFAALVVAIALGLIGWLQRISPTERRPQFLSPDARIGRGPHATVDCEPDEKLVQELLSIVEQLRDAAVEEQWSIAWHEYTACITRGKDAAERKDYGNAVREYASALRLMMNQLRSQRAKRSNRGDSVI